The Streptomyces capitiformicae genome contains the following window.
CTCCATCACCGACACGGTCACCTTCGACGGCGACGGCGCCTCGATCATGGGCCGCTACCGGGAGAACGTGGGCCGCGTGGCCGCGGCGGAGGAAGTCGCCGCGGCCATCGTGTTCCTCGCCTCCGACGCGGCGAGCAACATCAGCGGCGCCGTGCTCCCCGTCGACAACGGCTGGTCGGCCGTCTGACCCAGCCACCCATGCGGTGCCCGGCCCACACATCGGGGCCGGACACATCTGCCACTTCGACATCCACCTGCTCAACCCCACCACCGTGATCTACTTCGCCGCGCTGGTGCTCGGCAGCCGGGCCTCGGACGCCGTGTCCCCCCGGGAACAGGGGGTGCTCGTGCTCGCAGCCTTCATCGCCTCGGCCAGCCGGCAGGTACTGATCGCCTCCGGCGGCGCGTTGCTCGGCCGGCCGCTGACAGGCCGGCGCGGACGGCTGGTGACGGCCCTCGCGTCCAGCGCGGTGATCATGGCGCTGGCGGTACGGATGGTGATGTCCCCGACCTGACGAGGACACAGGGAACCGGGCCGCCGGCGTGGTGGACCTTTCTACACAGCAGTCATACGCGACAAAGACGATGGGACGAATTCCATGCCTCTTGAGGGCGAGTACGAAGCCAGTCCGACCCAATTCGTGCGTGATCAGGTTGAGTTGTACGAGAAGTCCGGCGGCACCGAGGGAACGACCTTGCTCGACACCGGCAGGCCGGTTGTCCTGCTCACCACCCGGGGCGCCCGGAGCGGCAAGCTCCGCAGGACTCCCCTCATGCGGGTGGAGCACGACGGCCTGTACGCGGTGGTCGCCTCGCTGGGCGGCGCGCCCAAGCATCCGGCCTGGTACTTCAACATCCTCGCCGATCCGCGCGTCGACATCCAGGACGGACCGGTGCGCCAGGACATGGTCGCCCGTGAGGTGACGGGCGAGGAGAAGGCCCTGTGGTGGAAGCGGGCGGTCGCCACGGCTCCCGAGTACGCCGAGTACCAGAAGAAGACCGACCGCGAGATCCCCGTGTTCGTCCTCGAACCGCCCGCCGGAAACTGATCCGCATCGGACGGAGAAACAATCCGGCGCCCGGTGGAATGAACTCCTCCCCTCCGAGCACCCGCTGATCGGCCCACCAGACCTCGAATTCGGCCTCGGTTCCTTGGCCTGGCCGGCGTTCCGCGACCGTCGGCAGAAGCAGAACACCGACGAACCCTCCGACCGGAAGACCGATGTCGACGAAGATCCCGATCGCACCCGGTCTCGGGACTGCCGTCACCGTCCCGCGGAACCTTTGCCCGAACCGCAGGCCGCGACGGATTCGAGTCCACTCTCCGCTTCACCTACTGATCTCACGAACGGCCCTTCCAGGCCCCGTGGAAAGGCAGAACCTCATGCGCGCAGTCCGCTATCACGAGTACGGCGGAGTGCAGACCCTCGTGGTCGAGCAGGTGCCGGAGCCCCGTCCCGGGCCCGGCGAGATCCGTATCCGTGTCGCAGCGGCCGGCGTCAATCCCATCGACTGGAAGTTGCGTTCCGGTGCCGGGCGCAAAACGCTCCCCATCGACCTGCCCGCGATTCCCGGGCGTGAGGCCGTCGGTGTCGTTGACCAGATGGGTGAGGGCGTGCAGGGGGTGAGCATCGGTGACCGTGTCTTCGGGCTGGGCGGCCTCACCGGCGCGACGGCGGAGTCGGCCGTGCTCTCGGCCTGGGCCCACGCGCCCGCCACGTGGACCGACGAGGAGGCCGCCGGCGCCGCTCTGGCATCCGTGACCGCGATGAGCGGACTGAAGGCACTCGGTCCCCTGCGGGGCCGCACTCTTCTCATCGAGGGCGCCGCCGGAGGCGTCGGCAGTGCCGCTGTCGAGATAGCGGTGGCTCACGGCGCCACCGTGATCGGGACGGCCAGTGAGCGCAACCACGCCTTCCTCACCTCGCTCGGAGCCGTTCCCACCACCTACGGCACCGGCCTCGCGCAGCGCCTCACCGCCCTGGCTCCGGACGGAGCCGACGCCGCGCTCGACACCGCGGCTTCCGGTTCCCTGGCCGACCTCGTCGCGATCGTGGGCGACCCCGCCCGCGTGTCGACGATCGCCGACCACGCCAACGCACATCGCCTGGGCGTGCACCTACCCAACGTGGAGAACGACCCCACACTCCTCGCCCAAGCGGGCGAACTCGGCCGACAGGGCCATTACACCCCGCGCATCGAGCGGACATACCCGCTCGAACAGATCGCGGAAGCGCACGCATACGCCGAGCGCGGACACACGCAGGGAAAGATCGTGGTCAGCGTGTGAGCAGCTGAGCCTGCCCCACCCCTCGGGGCCCCACCGCTCGGGGCCCTGCGGCTCGGGATCCTTTGAGGATCTTGGCGGCCCTTGCCGATCCATGATGTTTTTGCAGGTCAAACGGCGCGAGCCATGTCGGCCCCTCTCGACCTTGCCTGTCTGTTCCTGTCCTTGCGTCCCGAAAGCCTGCAAGAGGGACCAGCTCTGCCGATCCGAAGCCGATCGCGTCAGTTCGGGGAATGGCCTCGCACCCGCCCCCAGCGGCTTCCCCTTCCGACGCCGAAGAAGCGATGCCCTGCACTCGCAGAGCATCGCCGCCCTGACCGTTTCCCTCCCCCGCGCAGACCCACCCCGGCGGACGAAGCCGCCCCGGAGGTCGGCCCTGAACGGCTCATGCCGCGCGCCCGAGCACACATTCCTGGTCCCGCAGCAGGAGCTGCGGGACCAGGCACCGAATCCGCGGTCGCCGGGCGAGAACGGGCGGCCGTACGCGAAACTCAGCGGTGAGGTATCACGAGGACGCTCGCCCCGCGACGCGGCGCTGCCACGCGTCGCGCAGTGCGGGGACGATGCCGCGCGGCAGGAACAGCACGACGAGGATGAGAAGGGCGGCGTACACGGCGTAGTTGAGGATGCTGGGGGCGCTGGCGGGCATGCCCGGCCTGGAGTCCAGGTCGTTGAGGAACTGCACGATCAGCGTGATCGCGGTGGCGCCCAGGAGCGCGCCCCAAATGGTGCCGAGCCCGCCGACGACGGCCATCACCAGGAACTGGATGGACAGCAGGACCGGGAACGACCCCGGATTGATGTAGCCGATGAAGAAGGCGTAGATCCCTCCGGCGAGCCCGGCGAACGCGGCGGCCAGGGTGAACACGGCGAGTTTGTAGCGGGCCACCGGCACTCCGCTGGCGCTCGCCGCAGTCTCGCTGGTGGCCAGCGCGCGCAGGCCGCGGCCGGCCCGTGAGGCGACGACATTGCGGGCGACCAGGACGGTGAGGGCCACGGCGGCCCACGCCAGGTAGGCGTAGTGGATGTCCTCGCCGAGTTACGTACCTCCGGCGGAGAATCGTGGGAAGAACGTCACGCTCTCGCGGTGCACCGTCTTGTCGCAGCTGATGCGGAGCCGCTGCCGCCCCTGATCACTCCGCGGGTGCTGGGCGTGGACGACTTCGCCCTCTACCGCAACACCTACGCAACCCTCCTGGTCGATGCCACGACCCGTCTGCCCCTCACGCTCTGGGAGGGACGGGACGCCGAACAGCTCAGCCGCTGGCTTCGTGAGCATCCCGGCGTCGAGATCGTCTGCCGCGACGGTGCGCTGACCTACCGGCAGGGCATCGCCGCCGGCGCCCCCGATGCCGTGCAGGTCAGCGACCGCTTCCACCTGTGGCAGGGGCTGTCACGTCGTGTTCAGGACATCGCTGCCGCCCACCGGGGCTGCCTGCCCGCAGCCCTCCCACCGGCCGAAGAAGCCGCTCCAGCACCGGCCGAGGCAACCACCGAGGATGCCGCAGCGGACACACGAGCCGGGCAGCACGCCAGGAGACTGTTCCAGGCTGTCCACGCCCTGACCGGATCCGGCCAGAGCTACAGCGCCGTGGCCCGGCAGCTCGCCCTGGACCGCCGCACCGTGCGCAAGTATGCTCGCGCCCGCACCTGGCAGGAGGTCGTGCGCCGCCCGCCCCGCAAGCCCTGCACCCTGGATCCCTACCGAGACTACCTGCAACAACGCTGGGACGAGGGCGAGC
Protein-coding sequences here:
- a CDS encoding nitroreductase family deazaflavin-dependent oxidoreductase translates to MPLEGEYEASPTQFVRDQVELYEKSGGTEGTTLLDTGRPVVLLTTRGARSGKLRRTPLMRVEHDGLYAVVASLGGAPKHPAWYFNILADPRVDIQDGPVRQDMVAREVTGEEKALWWKRAVATAPEYAEYQKKTDREIPVFVLEPPAGN
- a CDS encoding NADP-dependent oxidoreductase, whose protein sequence is MRAVRYHEYGGVQTLVVEQVPEPRPGPGEIRIRVAAAGVNPIDWKLRSGAGRKTLPIDLPAIPGREAVGVVDQMGEGVQGVSIGDRVFGLGGLTGATAESAVLSAWAHAPATWTDEEAAGAALASVTAMSGLKALGPLRGRTLLIEGAAGGVGSAAVEIAVAHGATVIGTASERNHAFLTSLGAVPTTYGTGLAQRLTALAPDGADAALDTAASGSLADLVAIVGDPARVSTIADHANAHRLGVHLPNVENDPTLLAQAGELGRQGHYTPRIERTYPLEQIAEAHAYAERGHTQGKIVVSV
- a CDS encoding branched-chain amino acid ABC transporter permease, with amino-acid sequence MALTVLVARNVVASRAGRGLRALATSETAASASGVPVARYKLAVFTLAAAFAGLAGGIYAFFIGYINPGSFPVLLSIQFLVMAVVGGLGTIWGALLGATAITLIVQFLNDLDSRPGMPASAPSILNYAVYAALLILVVLFLPRGIVPALRDAWQRRVAGRASS